Proteins encoded in a region of the Streptomyces violaceoruber genome:
- a CDS encoding (2,3-dihydroxybenzoyl)adenylate synthase — protein MSETQRTWSEAESAHYRAAGHWQGVTFAALLRESAAVRAGHVALVDGDRRWTYAELDAEADRVARGLRELGIGRGDRVVVQLPNCAEFVLVWFALQRVGAVPVHAMPGHRRLEIGHLVRVAGAVACVVPDRHARFDHRELMREVRAEQGPGGSLRHVVVVGEPGTGEGFVPFEALRTDTSSASAPGSGPASGVASGEDAADASDVALLLLSGGTTGLPKLIPRTHDDYAYNARACAEVCALDARTVYLAVLPLGFNFAFACPGVLGTLMAGGTVVVAPDPSPQTAFALVEREGVTLTSLTPPLVPHWTDEAASGSWDLGSLSVVQVGGARLPEDHARKLGPALGVTVQQVFGMAEGLINLTRLDDPEDLVCATQGRPVSPDDEVLVVDADGRPVPDGTEGELLTRGPYTLRGYYRAEEHNRTAFTPDGYYRSGDVVRRLPSGHLVVVGRLKDQINRGGEKVAAVEVEEQLLTHPAITAAALVGVPDERWGERSVAFVVCTGAAPGVRAVAAHLKERGLAGYKAPDEVVRVPRLPLTAVGKVDKAALARQLPRP, from the coding sequence GTGAGCGAGACTCAACGGACCTGGTCCGAAGCCGAATCGGCGCACTACCGTGCCGCCGGGCACTGGCAGGGGGTGACCTTCGCCGCCCTGCTGCGGGAGAGTGCGGCGGTCCGTGCAGGGCACGTCGCCCTGGTCGACGGCGACCGGCGGTGGACCTACGCGGAGCTGGACGCCGAGGCGGACCGTGTCGCCCGCGGGCTGCGAGAGCTCGGGATCGGGCGGGGTGACCGCGTGGTGGTCCAGCTCCCCAACTGCGCGGAGTTCGTGCTGGTGTGGTTCGCACTGCAGCGCGTCGGTGCCGTTCCGGTGCACGCCATGCCGGGTCACCGGCGCCTGGAGATCGGTCACCTGGTGCGCGTGGCGGGCGCCGTGGCCTGCGTGGTGCCGGACCGGCACGCCCGGTTCGACCACCGCGAACTGATGCGCGAGGTACGGGCGGAGCAGGGGCCGGGCGGCTCGCTGCGGCACGTCGTGGTGGTCGGCGAGCCCGGGACCGGCGAGGGCTTCGTCCCCTTCGAGGCGCTGCGGACGGACACATCGTCCGCGTCGGCCCCCGGATCCGGCCCCGCATCCGGTGTCGCATCCGGCGAGGACGCCGCGGACGCCTCCGATGTCGCCCTCCTGCTGCTGTCCGGCGGCACCACGGGTCTTCCCAAGCTCATCCCGCGCACCCACGACGACTACGCCTACAACGCGCGTGCCTGCGCGGAGGTCTGCGCACTCGACGCACGCACCGTGTACCTCGCGGTGCTGCCCCTCGGGTTCAACTTCGCCTTCGCCTGCCCCGGTGTGCTGGGCACCCTGATGGCCGGGGGAACCGTCGTCGTCGCGCCCGACCCCAGCCCGCAGACGGCGTTCGCCCTCGTCGAGCGGGAGGGCGTGACCCTGACCTCGCTGACGCCCCCGCTCGTCCCCCACTGGACGGACGAGGCCGCGTCCGGCTCCTGGGACCTCGGCAGCCTCTCGGTGGTGCAGGTCGGCGGGGCGCGGCTGCCCGAGGACCACGCCCGCAAGCTCGGACCGGCGCTCGGGGTGACCGTGCAACAGGTCTTCGGCATGGCGGAGGGCCTGATCAACCTCACCCGCCTCGACGACCCCGAGGACCTGGTCTGCGCCACCCAGGGCCGGCCGGTCTCGCCGGACGACGAGGTGCTCGTGGTGGACGCCGACGGCAGGCCCGTGCCGGACGGTACGGAGGGTGAGCTGCTCACCCGCGGTCCGTACACGTTGCGTGGCTACTACCGCGCCGAGGAGCACAACCGCACCGCGTTCACGCCGGACGGCTACTACCGCTCCGGAGACGTGGTGCGGCGTCTGCCGTCCGGTCACCTCGTGGTGGTGGGGCGGCTCAAGGACCAGATCAACCGCGGCGGCGAGAAGGTCGCCGCGGTGGAGGTGGAGGAGCAGCTGCTGACGCATCCCGCGATCACGGCGGCGGCGCTGGTCGGAGTGCCGGACGAGCGGTGGGGCGAGCGGTCGGTCGCCTTCGTCGTGTGTACGGGCGCGGCTCCCGGCGTCCGGGCGGTCGCCGCCCATCTGAAGGAGCGCGGGCTGGCCGGGTACAAGGCTCCGGACGAGGTGGTGCGGGTCCCCCGGCTTCCGCTCACCGCGGTCGGGAAGGTCGACAAGGCGGCACTGGCACGGCAGTTGCCCCGGCCGTGA
- a CDS encoding ABC transporter ATP-binding protein has protein sequence MTGNATARPVGADPLAEISGLSLGPVQGGPPVLHDARLTVPRGQVLGVVGRSGSGKSSLAYSLLGHVRPGLEVRSGTVRVAGLDPFDRADARRLRGRVVSFLGQDPASALNPALRIGTQIGEAVRLRSPARRAHEVRAQVEELLLSVRLPADRAFRRRLPSQVSGGQAQRVALALALAGTPALLVLDEPTSGLDTVLADRMRGLLAEVLSGGDRAALLVSHDPAWVASVAHEVVRLEGGRITGAGTPDAPVPAPRSSAGFPAGGGPGPGRAPGAGSREAPRTESREAPGAGSGGALSVRGLHAAHGRVSVLHGVSLTVPAGSCTAVVGPSGSGKTTLARCLAGLHRPARGTVEWREDGAEGGHGAPVQLVAQDARGALNPRESVRAALMRPLGRRHSAADAAREAARLLDLVSLDADLLARRPGELSGGQRQRVALARTLAAQPRVLVCDEITSALDRETASGILALLGSLRRTLGVTVVMVTHDLTAAAHHAERAVVLDAGRVAEAGPVDRVLTAPEHPVTRALLTHADGVVLAVPDQRR, from the coding sequence ATGACCGGGAACGCGACCGCCCGCCCGGTGGGGGCGGACCCGCTGGCCGAGATCAGCGGGCTGTCCCTGGGACCCGTGCAGGGCGGACCGCCCGTCCTGCACGACGCGCGCCTCACGGTGCCGCGCGGACAGGTGCTGGGGGTGGTCGGCAGGTCCGGATCGGGCAAGAGCAGCCTGGCGTACAGCCTGCTCGGGCATGTCCGCCCCGGCCTGGAGGTGCGCTCGGGAACCGTCCGCGTGGCCGGCCTCGACCCGTTCGACCGCGCGGACGCCCGCCGACTGCGGGGCCGCGTGGTGTCGTTCCTGGGGCAGGACCCCGCCTCCGCGCTCAACCCCGCACTCCGGATCGGCACGCAGATCGGCGAAGCGGTCCGACTGCGCTCGCCCGCCAGGCGAGCGCACGAGGTCCGTGCACAGGTCGAGGAACTGCTGCTGTCCGTGCGGCTGCCGGCCGACCGGGCCTTCCGGCGGCGGCTGCCGAGTCAGGTGTCGGGAGGGCAGGCGCAACGGGTCGCCCTCGCCCTTGCCCTGGCCGGTACGCCCGCCCTGCTGGTCCTCGACGAGCCCACCAGCGGTCTGGACACGGTCCTGGCGGACCGGATGCGCGGTCTGCTGGCCGAGGTCCTGTCCGGCGGGGACCGCGCCGCGTTGCTGGTCAGCCACGACCCGGCGTGGGTCGCGTCCGTGGCGCACGAAGTCGTCCGCCTGGAAGGAGGCCGGATCACCGGTGCCGGAACGCCCGACGCGCCGGTGCCCGCCCCGCGGTCGTCCGCCGGCTTCCCGGCCGGCGGCGGCCCCGGCCCGGGCCGCGCGCCGGGTGCCGGCTCCCGTGAAGCGCCGCGTACCGAGTCCCGTGAAGCGCCGGGTGCCGGCTCCGGCGGTGCGCTGTCCGTGCGCGGGCTGCACGCGGCCCACGGGCGTGTGTCCGTGCTGCACGGCGTCTCCCTCACCGTCCCGGCAGGTTCCTGCACCGCCGTCGTGGGCCCCTCGGGTTCCGGCAAGACCACCCTCGCCCGGTGCCTCGCGGGGCTGCACCGGCCCGCGCGGGGGACCGTCGAGTGGCGGGAGGACGGTGCCGAGGGAGGCCACGGCGCCCCCGTGCAGCTCGTCGCGCAGGATGCGCGCGGCGCCCTCAACCCGCGGGAGTCCGTACGCGCCGCGCTCATGCGGCCCCTCGGGCGGCGCCATTCCGCCGCCGACGCCGCCCGCGAAGCCGCACGGCTGCTCGACCTGGTCTCGCTGGACGCCGACCTGCTGGCCCGCCGGCCGGGGGAGCTGTCGGGAGGCCAGCGCCAACGCGTCGCGCTGGCCCGCACCTTGGCCGCGCAGCCACGTGTCCTGGTGTGCGACGAGATCACCTCCGCGCTGGACCGGGAGACGGCGAGCGGGATCCTGGCCCTGCTGGGCTCGCTGCGCCGGACGCTGGGAGTGACGGTGGTGATGGTGACGCACGACCTGACGGCCGCCGCCCACCACGCGGAGCGGGCCGTCGTCCTGGACGCGGGCCGGGTTGCCGAGGCCGGGCCCGTGGACCGGGTGCTCACCGCCCCCGAGCACCCCGTCACCAGGGCACTGCTCACCCATGCCGACGGCGTTGTCCTCGCCGTACCGGATCAGCGGCGGTGA
- a CDS encoding ABC transporter permease subunit translates to MTTVLTPPRRRARTARTAGRRRPPLLTGALTLLVLLLALLGPLVAPHSPTAQLAAPFQQPDGRFLLGTDVLGRDVASRVLGGGRTIVLTALAGTAGAGAVGMTAGVLAAMVSRRLGDLTVRCVDALAVLPALLVVLVLAAGFPGSDAALVTAVALATAPFSTRVLRAAADTVLHSGYVEAALARGDTRRAVLRHDVLPNIAGPALMDTALRLVASLHLTATAGFLGLGRGGAAPDWGRMVSENVPGATLAAAPFLAPALLLVLLSVCVGLLAGRLADTVGKGAA, encoded by the coding sequence ATGACGACGGTACTGACACCACCGCGGCGGCGGGCACGCACGGCCCGCACCGCAGGACGCCGGCGACCGCCGCTGCTCACCGGGGCCCTCACGCTGCTCGTCCTCCTCCTCGCCCTCCTGGGGCCGCTGGTCGCGCCGCACAGCCCCACCGCGCAGCTCGCCGCACCCTTCCAACAGCCGGACGGGCGCTTCCTCCTCGGCACCGACGTGCTGGGCAGGGACGTGGCGAGCCGGGTGCTCGGCGGCGGCCGGACCATCGTGCTCACCGCGCTGGCGGGAACGGCAGGGGCCGGCGCCGTCGGCATGACCGCCGGCGTCCTGGCCGCCATGGTCTCCCGCCGGCTGGGCGACCTGACGGTCCGCTGCGTGGACGCCCTCGCCGTGCTCCCCGCCCTCCTGGTCGTCCTCGTGCTGGCCGCCGGTTTCCCCGGCAGCGACGCCGCCCTCGTGACAGCCGTCGCCCTGGCCACCGCCCCCTTCTCCACCCGGGTGCTGCGAGCCGCGGCGGACACCGTGCTGCACAGCGGGTACGTCGAGGCTGCCCTGGCCCGGGGCGACACCCGCAGGGCCGTGCTGCGCCACGACGTGCTGCCCAACATCGCCGGACCGGCCCTCATGGACACCGCGCTGCGCCTGGTCGCCTCCCTGCACCTCACCGCCACCGCGGGCTTTCTCGGCCTGGGACGGGGCGGAGCAGCGCCCGACTGGGGACGCATGGTGAGCGAGAACGTCCCCGGGGCGACACTGGCCGCCGCGCCCTTCCTCGCGCCCGCCCTGCTGCTCGTACTGCTCTCCGTCTGCGTCGGTCTGCTCGCCGGACGACTGGCGGACACGGTGGGGAAGGGAGCCGCATGA
- a CDS encoding ABC transporter permease, producing MNLLAFAARRLAGAVVLLVLLSAAVFAATAVLPGDAVSAVAGVDASETQRAEVRAELGLDRPAVQRYADWAAGAVRGDLGRGFVGERPVADVLATRLPNSLLLAGLTLAVTAPLATLLGLWTGLRGGVADRVVSTSAQILAAVPEFVVAALLVAVLAVWLEVLPRVSVIPLGGTPLDVPDALVLPVLTLSAVGLAVATRLLRASVADTAARPYCEAARLNGVRGVRLAVRHILPNAAGPAVQALTLTTGALVGSAVVVENVFDYPGIGRELQLAVAARDVPMVQGIATALVAVMLAVLLLGDVCARLLGAREGHGR from the coding sequence GTGAACCTGCTCGCCTTCGCGGCCCGTCGCCTCGCGGGGGCCGTCGTCCTGCTCGTCCTGCTGTCGGCCGCGGTCTTCGCGGCCACGGCGGTCCTTCCCGGGGACGCCGTCAGCGCGGTCGCCGGCGTGGACGCCTCCGAGACGCAACGCGCCGAGGTCCGGGCCGAACTCGGGCTGGACCGGCCCGCCGTCCAGCGGTACGCCGACTGGGCGGCGGGCGCGGTCCGGGGGGATCTGGGCCGGGGCTTCGTGGGGGAGCGGCCGGTCGCCGACGTGCTCGCCACCCGCCTGCCCAACAGCCTGCTCCTCGCCGGACTGACACTCGCGGTCACCGCGCCGCTCGCCACGCTGCTCGGCCTGTGGACGGGGCTGCGCGGCGGCGTCGCCGACCGGGTCGTCTCGACGTCCGCCCAGATCCTGGCGGCCGTACCGGAGTTCGTCGTCGCCGCACTGCTCGTCGCGGTACTGGCGGTGTGGCTGGAGGTGCTGCCGCGGGTCTCCGTCATCCCCCTGGGAGGCACCCCGCTCGACGTCCCGGACGCGCTGGTGCTGCCCGTACTGACGCTCAGCGCGGTCGGCCTGGCGGTGGCCACCAGGCTGCTGCGGGCCTCCGTCGCGGACACCGCGGCCAGGCCGTACTGCGAAGCCGCACGGCTCAACGGCGTGCGCGGCGTGCGACTGGCGGTACGCCACATCCTGCCCAACGCGGCGGGACCGGCCGTGCAGGCGCTCACCCTCACCACGGGGGCCCTGGTCGGCTCCGCGGTGGTGGTGGAGAACGTCTTCGACTACCCGGGCATCGGCCGGGAGCTGCAACTGGCCGTCGCGGCACGGGACGTACCGATGGTGCAGGGCATCGCCACCGCCCTGGTCGCGGTGATGCTCGCGGTGCTGCTCCTGGGCGACGTCTGCGCGCGTCTGCTGGGAGCGCGGGAGGGGCACGGCCGATGA
- a CDS encoding ABC transporter substrate-binding protein: MSRQIDRRSFLRRGAAGAAALAVGPGLLAACSTDEPGSAGNPGPGSSPRSGGTLRAAFVGGGAAETLDFFNGPSALDLVRARAWHGTLGNLDPSGPDGVRYGVLKGIDIADDLSAYTLHVRPGVRFTDGSRLTSADILHSLSALAARSKLPVYRLAAANFDLARAKADGDLKVVLPTLRPIADGRLILCQGNFLVVKDGTKAFRESMPSCGPFRLTGFTAGQGSAFERYDDHYGHVPHLDGLELRSIADSTARAGALTGGAVDFAHDLSPVTARTLADDAKVELAPTKSPYLVGLSFQLNMSAEPFDDPRVREAFKLAVDREAMVKTVFYGNAEIGNDLPSLGFPDYADGIPQRAHDPGRARALLEEAGADGVKVQLTTGPETPGMVEMATLFVEDLKKIGVRASVRELPPGQLYADFPAYSALPLAGSYQMPVPALSTYQMNTAGGSPSAFGWKKSETDALVAQARAERDPERARELGTRAQRTRWDEGNQVVPVFKPNLNAQAKGVDGIPDDLFEQFPGFSRASLA, translated from the coding sequence ATGTCCAGACAGATCGATCGCCGGTCCTTCCTCCGTCGCGGCGCGGCGGGCGCCGCGGCTCTCGCGGTGGGACCCGGCCTGCTGGCGGCGTGCTCCACCGACGAGCCCGGCTCCGCCGGAAACCCCGGACCGGGGTCCTCGCCCCGTTCCGGCGGCACGCTCCGCGCCGCCTTCGTCGGCGGCGGCGCCGCCGAGACCCTCGACTTCTTCAACGGCCCCTCCGCACTGGACCTCGTACGGGCCCGGGCCTGGCACGGCACGCTGGGCAACCTCGATCCCAGCGGCCCCGACGGGGTGCGGTACGGCGTGCTCAAGGGAATCGACATCGCCGACGACCTGTCGGCCTACACACTGCACGTGCGGCCCGGCGTCCGCTTCACCGACGGCTCCCGGCTGACCTCCGCCGACATCCTGCACTCACTCAGCGCGCTCGCGGCCCGGAGCAAACTGCCCGTGTACCGGCTCGCCGCCGCCAACTTCGACCTCGCGCGCGCCAAGGCCGACGGCGACCTGAAGGTCGTACTGCCCACCCTGCGGCCCATAGCCGACGGCCGCCTGATCCTCTGCCAGGGAAACTTCCTCGTCGTCAAGGACGGCACCAAGGCCTTCCGCGAGTCCATGCCCAGCTGCGGCCCCTTCCGGCTGACCGGATTCACGGCCGGTCAGGGCTCGGCGTTCGAGCGCTACGACGACCACTACGGTCACGTGCCCCACCTCGACGGCCTGGAGCTGCGGTCCATCGCGGACTCGACGGCCAGGGCGGGGGCGCTCACCGGCGGCGCGGTCGACTTCGCCCACGACCTCTCGCCCGTCACCGCGCGCACCCTCGCGGACGACGCGAAGGTCGAACTGGCCCCCACGAAGAGCCCCTACCTGGTCGGTCTCTCCTTCCAGCTGAACATGAGCGCCGAGCCCTTCGACGACCCGCGGGTCAGGGAGGCGTTCAAACTCGCGGTCGACCGCGAGGCCATGGTGAAGACCGTGTTCTACGGCAACGCCGAGATCGGCAACGACCTGCCCTCCCTCGGCTTCCCCGACTACGCCGACGGCATCCCCCAGCGCGCCCACGACCCCGGGCGCGCCCGCGCCCTCCTCGAGGAGGCCGGTGCGGACGGGGTGAAGGTCCAGCTGACCACCGGCCCCGAGACGCCGGGCATGGTGGAGATGGCCACCCTCTTCGTCGAGGACCTGAAGAAGATCGGCGTGCGGGCGTCCGTCCGTGAGCTGCCCCCGGGCCAGCTCTACGCCGACTTCCCCGCGTACTCGGCACTGCCGCTGGCCGGCTCGTACCAGATGCCCGTTCCCGCGCTGTCGACCTACCAGATGAACACGGCGGGCGGATCGCCGTCCGCGTTCGGCTGGAAGAAGTCCGAGACCGATGCCCTGGTGGCCCAGGCGCGCGCCGAGCGCGACCCGGAGCGGGCGAGGGAACTGGGCACACGGGCCCAGCGCACGCGTTGGGACGAGGGCAACCAGGTGGTGCCGGTCTTCAAGCCGAACCTGAACGCCCAGGCCAAGGGGGTCGACGGGATACCCGACGACCTCTTCGAACAGTTCCCCGGCTTCTCCCGGGCGTCGCTGGCGTGA
- a CDS encoding ferredoxin, whose translation MTLAGQAFGSGRVGAERDRCVGAGQCVLAAPGVFDQDEEDGLVRVLAERPSAAESDAVRAAVRACPSGALTLR comes from the coding sequence ATGACCTTGGCAGGCCAGGCGTTCGGATCCGGGAGAGTCGGCGCCGAGCGGGACCGGTGTGTCGGGGCGGGGCAGTGCGTCCTCGCCGCGCCGGGTGTCTTCGACCAGGACGAGGAGGACGGGCTCGTGCGCGTCCTCGCCGAGAGGCCCTCCGCGGCCGAGTCGGACGCCGTGCGCGCGGCCGTACGGGCCTGCCCGTCCGGAGCGCTCACTCTTCGGTAG
- a CDS encoding cupredoxin domain-containing protein: MPFPFPTGAARLAAAACALALTALVGCSDGGGGGGGGATESATRSSASGGTQVTIKDFTFEPASLTVSPGAKVTVVNKDSTTHTLTASKGGSFDTGDIAPSKSATFTAPSTAGDFPYACTIHPFMKGTLTVQ, translated from the coding sequence ATGCCGTTCCCGTTCCCCACCGGTGCCGCCCGGCTCGCCGCGGCGGCCTGCGCGCTCGCCCTGACCGCCCTCGTCGGCTGTTCCGACGGGGGAGGCGGTGGCGGCGGCGGCGCGACCGAGTCGGCCACCCGCTCGTCCGCGAGCGGCGGGACGCAGGTCACGATCAAGGACTTCACGTTCGAGCCCGCCTCCCTGACCGTCTCTCCCGGGGCGAAGGTCACCGTCGTGAACAAGGACTCGACCACGCACACCCTGACGGCGTCCAAGGGCGGTTCCTTCGACACCGGGGACATCGCCCCCAGCAAGAGCGCCACCTTCACGGCGCCGTCCACGGCGGGCGACTTCCCCTACGCGTGCACGATCCACCCGTTCATGAAAGGCACGCTCACCGTCCAGTGA
- a CDS encoding lipoprotein: MKRIRTATALAAALLVAGAAAGCSDDGGAGSAGGTETRNAADAPDTDVVPAATSSSAPAVDVKDGTYGKSLVDEKGRTLYLFEKDSKDKSKCDDDCAKAWPPFTVKATPTAGKGVKKDLLKTIKRDDGSEQVTYNGHPLYRFADDQKPGDANGQDVDAFGAKWFVVDPDGDKITTKPKTGDGGY; encoded by the coding sequence ATGAAACGCATCAGGACAGCCACCGCGCTGGCCGCGGCCCTGCTGGTCGCCGGCGCGGCGGCAGGGTGCTCGGACGACGGCGGCGCAGGCAGCGCCGGCGGTACGGAGACCCGCAACGCCGCGGACGCGCCGGACACCGACGTCGTCCCGGCCGCGACCTCGTCGAGCGCCCCCGCGGTCGACGTCAAGGACGGCACCTACGGCAAGTCGCTCGTCGACGAGAAGGGCCGGACCCTCTACCTCTTCGAGAAGGACTCGAAGGACAAGTCGAAGTGCGACGACGACTGCGCCAAGGCGTGGCCGCCGTTCACGGTCAAGGCGACCCCGACCGCGGGCAAGGGGGTGAAGAAGGACCTGCTCAAGACCATCAAGCGGGACGACGGCTCGGAGCAGGTGACGTACAACGGGCACCCGCTGTACCGGTTCGCCGACGACCAGAAGCCCGGTGACGCCAACGGGCAGGACGTCGACGCCTTCGGTGCCAAGTGGTTCGTCGTCGACCCCGACGGCGACAAGATCACCACCAAGCCCAAGACCGGCGACGGCGGCTACTGA
- a CDS encoding UbiA family prenyltransferase: MSLHPSGALPRSSGRVLALLRACHPEPTVAVTVFVAVLTVGAGRGPAGSVAVVLAVLAGQLSIGWCNDAVDARRDTACRRGDKPVGTGELPRAAAAAAAGTALALCVPLSLVCGLAAGAVHLVGVAAGWAYDLRLKRTVLSPLPYAVGFASLPAFVTLGPPLSAWPAWWATTAGALLGVGAHLANVLPDIEDDLATGVRGLPQRLHRPACRRLAPVVMSAAVGVLVVGPPGAPGVMDRVLTGAAVVAAVAGTAVRSGTRSRWPFRTAIVVAGIAVAQLLLHAPDMS, translated from the coding sequence GTGTCACTCCACCCGTCCGGGGCTCTCCCGCGCTCGTCCGGCAGGGTCCTGGCGCTGCTGCGCGCCTGTCATCCGGAACCGACGGTCGCCGTCACCGTCTTCGTGGCGGTCCTGACGGTCGGAGCTGGCCGCGGGCCGGCCGGGTCGGTGGCCGTGGTGCTCGCCGTACTGGCCGGCCAGCTCTCCATCGGCTGGTGCAACGACGCCGTCGACGCGCGGCGCGACACGGCCTGCCGACGCGGTGACAAGCCGGTGGGCACCGGGGAGCTTCCGCGGGCCGCTGCCGCCGCCGCGGCGGGCACGGCCCTGGCCCTGTGCGTACCCCTGTCCCTGGTCTGCGGGCTCGCCGCGGGAGCGGTCCACCTGGTGGGGGTGGCCGCCGGCTGGGCGTACGACCTGCGGCTGAAACGGACGGTCCTCTCGCCGCTGCCGTACGCGGTGGGCTTCGCCTCCCTGCCGGCCTTCGTCACCCTCGGTCCGCCCCTGTCGGCCTGGCCCGCATGGTGGGCCACGACCGCCGGGGCCCTGCTGGGCGTGGGTGCCCACCTGGCGAACGTGCTTCCGGACATCGAGGACGACCTCGCCACGGGGGTGCGCGGGCTGCCGCAGCGGCTGCACCGGCCGGCCTGCCGCCGGCTGGCGCCGGTCGTGATGTCGGCCGCCGTGGGAGTGCTCGTCGTGGGACCGCCCGGTGCGCCCGGAGTCATGGACCGGGTGCTGACGGGGGCAGCCGTGGTCGCCGCCGTGGCGGGCACGGCCGTGCGGTCGGGAACCCGCAGCCGGTGGCCGTTCCGGACGGCCATCGTGGTGGCCGGCATCGCGGTGGCGCAACTGCTGCTGCACGCTCCCGACATGAGCTGA
- a CDS encoding type III polyketide synthase codes for MRVPVLVEHAPSPSAPASVARRPPPPSAAGPRIAAVRCALPPHRYAQHELTGPIGDLCLSPGADRALLHRVHASAGVRTRHLALPIERYARLGDFGRSNGAWLETGLELGEEALSGALREAGLTPADVDLLVFASITGVSAPSLDARLAGRMGLRPDVKRLPLFGLGCVAGAAGLARVHDHLRGHPEDTAVLLTVELCSLTLQRGDASRANLVAGALFGDGAAALVARGGNTDGVNTDDGGSGSGSGSGSGSGTVAPASGPRVVATRSHLYPGTEGLLGWEIGAAGFRVVIDAGVPDIVRGHFGRHLRAFLAEHELTVDDIGTWICHPGGPRILSAVSETLGLSEDALDRSRRSLAAVGNMSSVSVLHILEDVRARRAPEPGTWGLLLAMGPGFCSELVLLRW; via the coding sequence ATGCGTGTCCCCGTGCTCGTCGAGCATGCTCCCTCGCCGTCCGCTCCCGCTTCCGTCGCGCGGCGCCCGCCGCCACCGTCCGCGGCGGGTCCCCGCATCGCCGCCGTGCGGTGCGCGCTGCCCCCGCACCGGTACGCCCAGCACGAGCTCACCGGGCCCATCGGCGACCTGTGCCTGTCCCCCGGGGCGGACCGCGCCCTGCTGCACCGTGTGCACGCGTCCGCCGGGGTGCGTACGCGTCACCTCGCCCTGCCGATCGAGCGGTACGCCCGGCTCGGTGACTTCGGGCGCAGCAACGGCGCGTGGCTCGAGACGGGTCTCGAACTGGGTGAGGAGGCCCTCTCGGGCGCGCTGCGCGAGGCGGGGCTGACGCCGGCCGACGTCGACCTGCTGGTGTTCGCCTCGATCACGGGCGTGTCCGCGCCGTCGCTCGACGCCCGGCTGGCCGGGCGCATGGGGCTGCGGCCCGACGTCAAGCGGCTCCCGCTGTTCGGGCTCGGCTGCGTGGCGGGCGCGGCCGGTCTCGCCCGGGTGCACGACCACCTCCGCGGGCACCCCGAGGACACCGCGGTACTGCTCACCGTGGAGCTGTGCTCGCTCACGCTCCAGCGCGGGGACGCCTCGCGCGCCAACCTCGTCGCCGGGGCGCTCTTCGGCGACGGCGCCGCCGCGCTCGTCGCCCGCGGCGGCAACACCGACGGCGTCAACACCGACGACGGCGGCAGCGGCAGCGGCAGCGGCAGCGGCAGCGGCAGCGGCACGGTCGCACCCGCGTCCGGTCCCCGCGTGGTCGCCACGCGCAGTCACCTGTACCCGGGTACCGAGGGGCTTCTCGGGTGGGAGATCGGCGCCGCCGGCTTCCGTGTCGTGATCGACGCCGGCGTCCCGGACATCGTCCGGGGCCACTTCGGCCGGCATCTGCGCGCGTTCCTGGCCGAGCACGAGCTGACCGTCGACGACATCGGAACCTGGATCTGCCACCCCGGGGGCCCGCGGATCCTGTCGGCGGTGAGCGAGACCCTCGGCCTGTCCGAGGACGCCCTGGACCGCTCACGGCGCTCCCTGGCGGCGGTGGGGAACATGTCGTCCGTGTCCGTGCTGCACATCCTGGAGGACGTCCGGGCACGCCGTGCACCGGAGCCCGGCACCTGGGGCCTGCTCCTGGCGATGGGCCCCGGGTTCTGCTCCGAACTCGTCCTGCTGCGCTGGTGA
- a CDS encoding isoprenylcysteine carboxyl methyltransferase family protein: MPWYALLVLAVAVERVAELVVARRNAAWTLARAGVEHGRGHYPVMVALHTGLLACCLLEPLLADRPFLPALGWPMLALALLAQALRWWCIATLGPYWNTRVIVVPGTRPVGAGPYRFLRHPNYLAVVVEVAALPLVHSAWLTAAVLTAANAMLLTVRLRCENTALAQLAPA, encoded by the coding sequence ATGCCGTGGTACGCGCTTCTCGTCCTCGCCGTCGCCGTCGAACGCGTGGCCGAACTCGTCGTCGCCCGCCGCAACGCGGCGTGGACGCTCGCCCGCGCCGGAGTGGAGCACGGCCGTGGCCACTACCCCGTGATGGTCGCCCTGCACACCGGGCTGCTCGCGTGCTGTCTGCTCGAACCCCTGCTCGCCGACCGCCCGTTCCTGCCTGCCCTGGGGTGGCCCATGCTGGCCCTCGCGCTGTTGGCGCAGGCCCTGCGCTGGTGGTGCATCGCGACGCTCGGGCCCTACTGGAACACCCGGGTGATCGTCGTTCCGGGAACGCGTCCGGTCGGCGCCGGCCCCTACCGCTTCCTGCGGCATCCCAACTACCTCGCGGTCGTGGTGGAGGTGGCCGCCCTGCCCCTGGTGCACTCGGCGTGGCTGACCGCGGCCGTTCTCACCGCGGCCAACGCGATGCTGCTCACCGTCCGCCTGCGCTGTGAGAACACGGCCCTCGCCCAGTTGGCGCCCGCGTGA